Proteins from a single region of Chryseomicrobium sp. FSL W7-1435:
- a CDS encoding DUF2294 domain-containing protein has protein sequence MTKGQIEAEISKALSQWEKDFLGRGSVTVKTDILRDMVIVVLKGVLTPAEYKLSETTEGLLSIKQIRSHLVESGRDKLDEIIRDKTGEEVMIFHTDISTRTGERIMVFKLSCNLEEKLKS, from the coding sequence ATGACAAAAGGTCAAATAGAAGCAGAAATCAGCAAAGCATTATCGCAATGGGAGAAGGATTTTCTAGGTCGCGGATCCGTTACGGTCAAGACCGATATTCTCCGCGACATGGTAATTGTGGTTTTGAAAGGAGTCTTAACACCCGCTGAATATAAGCTCTCTGAAACAACGGAAGGATTGTTGTCGATCAAACAAATTCGTTCTCACTTGGTGGAATCAGGTCGAGACAAATTAGATGAAATCATTCGAGATAAAACCGGTGAAGAAGTAATGATATTTCACACTGATATTAGCACAAGAACCGGTGAACGAATTATGGTCTTTAAATTATCGTGTAATTTAGAGGAAAAACTAAAGTCTTAA
- a CDS encoding carbonic anhydrase, producing MFADKIFNNQQIENEPISTNPDNRKKVLCIVGMEEPLEQWLNSASHFLPEQIMVLKSYGPVISEPYDSLMRNIIIAVYQENVEEIFVIGSADRNESISDPSNLISKVIQTKIPAVKIQTVEYLFKHCFPGFTANDMAQWIEGSKTVTDGIKQSVNLIRRHPLMPSEIRVYGLLIDTVNGVSTRVVDHQ from the coding sequence ATGTTTGCGGATAAAATATTTAATAATCAACAAATCGAAAATGAACCTATTTCAACTAACCCAGACAATAGGAAAAAAGTATTATGTATAGTTGGGATGGAGGAACCATTGGAACAATGGTTAAATTCTGCGTCTCATTTTCTCCCGGAACAAATAATGGTATTAAAAAGCTATGGCCCGGTTATCTCAGAACCATACGATAGTCTCATGCGTAACATAATTATAGCAGTTTATCAAGAAAATGTAGAGGAAATTTTCGTTATAGGGTCAGCAGATAGAAATGAATCTATTTCGGACCCTAGTAATTTAATTTCCAAAGTCATACAAACAAAAATTCCAGCGGTTAAGATTCAAACCGTAGAATATCTTTTTAAACATTGTTTCCCTGGATTTACAGCAAACGATATGGCTCAATGGATAGAGGGAAGCAAAACAGTCACAGATGGTATTAAACAGTCTGTAAACTTGATTCGTCGGCATCCTTTGATGCCCTCGGAAATTAGAGTATATGGCCTATTGATAGATACTGTTAATGGTGTGTCTACGCGAGTTGTGGATCATCAATAA
- a CDS encoding sodium-dependent bicarbonate transport family permease, translated as MTDIIIQNLLSPVVLFFALGILAAMVKSDLKFPTALSETLSIYLLIAIGIKGGIELSHYSLSTVIKPILGTLFLGTFIPIIVLFILRFMKMDFKNAIGLAATYGSVSIVTYGAATSFLSEFGTKYEGFMNVLVVLLESPAIFVSLLLLKLNEENQGHSLSQNIGFTAGKPMVSGLINTKVIKESLFGKSVLLLLGSLVIGWIAGEGALPAVKPLFIDLYPSVLMIFLLNMGVIAGQRLPEVKKHGWKILLFAIFMPVLSGILGIFVGNYIGLSLGGTTLMGVLAGSASYIAAPAALRTSVPEANPSIYLGLSLGITFPFNLIFGIPLYYSIAQWLQ; from the coding sequence GTGACTGATATTATTATTCAAAATTTACTATCTCCAGTTGTGTTGTTTTTTGCACTTGGAATACTCGCAGCAATGGTGAAATCAGATTTAAAATTTCCAACGGCGCTAAGTGAAACGTTAAGCATATATCTTCTGATAGCGATAGGAATCAAAGGTGGAATCGAACTTTCCCATTATTCATTGAGCACTGTTATAAAACCTATCCTCGGAACCCTGTTTTTAGGTACTTTTATACCTATAATCGTGTTATTTATCCTCCGTTTCATGAAAATGGATTTTAAGAATGCCATCGGCCTGGCTGCGACATACGGGTCGGTGAGTATTGTTACCTACGGAGCTGCTACTTCGTTTCTTAGTGAATTTGGAACAAAGTATGAAGGTTTTATGAATGTCTTAGTTGTTCTACTGGAAAGTCCAGCTATTTTTGTTTCCTTGCTTTTGTTGAAACTGAATGAAGAAAATCAAGGGCATTCTTTGTCACAAAATATCGGATTCACTGCAGGCAAGCCAATGGTCAGTGGTTTAATTAATACAAAAGTGATTAAAGAAAGCCTGTTTGGAAAAAGTGTGTTGCTTTTGCTGGGAAGTCTTGTGATCGGATGGATTGCGGGTGAGGGTGCTCTTCCTGCTGTTAAGCCATTGTTTATAGACCTTTATCCAAGTGTTTTGATGATCTTCTTACTCAATATGGGTGTGATCGCTGGTCAAAGGCTTCCTGAAGTGAAAAAACATGGATGGAAAATCCTGCTCTTTGCAATCTTTATGCCTGTATTATCCGGCATTTTGGGGATTTTTGTCGGGAATTACATTGGTCTTTCGCTAGGAGGTACTACATTGATGGGGGTGCTAGCTGGAAGTGCTTCGTACATTGCTGCTCCTGCCGCATTAAGAACCTCAGTTCCTGAGGCTAACCCATCCATTTATCTAGGGTTGTCTCTAGGGATTACTTTTCCCTTTAATTTGATTTTCGGAATACCGCTTTATTATTCAATAGCACAATGGCTTCAATAA
- a CDS encoding DUF6671 family protein, whose protein sequence is MIKKQHYADHPYSGRKAVLATMHGKELAIGPPFHNLLQLSIVTPEGLNTDGLGTFTGEIERKGTPLETLRKKVQMGMDHLGLPYGIANEGSFGPYDNFPFIAQDHEILIWIDNERGIEIVEHTLSTKTNYASKTVSTWNDMDDFLLKSDFPAHALIVSPNSEFLPGLTFKGLNQIDDVKEAIKRCASASTDGQALIQTDMRAHMNPTRMKVITELAEKMVRRLATLCPKCSCPGWGIVDYVKGLPCAGCGLKSKQISNEVYGCPICDFRETLPRQDGVKTSSPAYCDWCNP, encoded by the coding sequence ATGATCAAAAAACAACATTACGCAGATCATCCATATTCTGGTCGTAAAGCAGTTTTAGCGACTATGCACGGAAAAGAGCTGGCTATTGGTCCTCCCTTTCATAATCTGTTACAGCTTTCAATTGTTACTCCTGAAGGGTTAAATACCGATGGTTTGGGGACTTTTACTGGTGAAATAGAGCGTAAGGGGACACCATTAGAGACGCTGCGAAAAAAAGTACAAATGGGAATGGACCATCTTGGACTACCGTATGGTATTGCGAATGAAGGAAGTTTTGGACCTTATGATAATTTTCCTTTTATCGCCCAGGATCATGAAATTCTTATATGGATTGACAATGAACGTGGAATTGAGATTGTAGAACATACGTTAAGTACTAAGACCAATTATGCTTCAAAAACAGTTTCAACATGGAATGATATGGATGATTTTTTATTGAAATCGGATTTTCCTGCACATGCACTTATTGTAAGTCCGAATTCCGAGTTTTTACCTGGATTAACCTTCAAAGGATTAAACCAAATAGATGACGTAAAGGAAGCCATTAAACGTTGCGCTTCTGCTTCCACTGACGGTCAGGCACTTATTCAAACTGACATGAGGGCACATATGAACCCCACTAGAATGAAGGTTATCACTGAACTTGCAGAAAAAATGGTTCGACGGTTAGCAACGTTGTGCCCGAAGTGTTCATGCCCCGGATGGGGGATTGTTGATTATGTTAAAGGATTGCCCTGTGCAGGTTGCGGGTTAAAGTCAAAACAAATATCAAACGAAGTATATGGTTGTCCAATCTGTGATTTTAGGGAAACTCTTCCGCGCCAGGATGGTGTTAAAACCTCTTCACCTGCTTATTGTGATTGGTGTAATCCTTAA